The Haliaeetus albicilla chromosome 4, bHalAlb1.1, whole genome shotgun sequence genomic sequence GACTTTATTGGTTTCTTGCTCCCTAATTCACAGTTTGAACACCTGCATGACAGAGTAAGGGCttggaaaggagagggaagagccgcagggagggaggggagaaggtgaTGGCGGCAAAGGGCTCGGGCCGCATTATCTTTTTGCTCGCACGAAGTACAAGGCATTAGTTTTGGGATAGTATTTCACGTTTTGTTTCTTGTCCATGAGGCCACCGAATATGATTAACTCCCCTCTGCCTTGCACCACCGTGTGTAAACTGGTTTCGGGCGGCCCCACCACTGAACTGCTGTTGAACACTTTCCATTTGACTCGTCCTTTTTCCTTGGTGTCTTTAATGTCCAGCACGTACATCTGCATGGGTTTGCAGTTCATGCTCTGGTACAAAGGCTTCCCCACATTGAGGGATTGGGGAGGGTGGTGGCCCAGGCGGCGGGCAATGGGAGGTAAGGAATGGCCGTCGCCTTGGGTAGAGCCCGGACGGACCGCTGAGCCCGTTTCGGCACCCGGGGACCCCGGGGAAGAAGCCAGGGGAGGGCTCAATGCCGCAGAAGCCGAGGAGCCTTTGGAAGAGAGGGCTTTGACAGCCTCCAAGCTCCTCCGGAGCGCACCGGGGGAGACGGCCCCTGGGAGGGAGGTGGCGACATGGGGTGGCGTGTGGATGCCATTGGTCTGCTCAGGGGGGTTCCTCATACTTGTGCCGACTGTCCTACCCTCCACACCGTCCATCTGGCAGATGATGGAAGCCGGTTTCTGTTCCCAGCTCAGATCGACAGATCCCAAACGCAGGTCTTTCTGCTCCGGCAGCGATCCCCGTCGTGGCGCCAGGGTGAGCCCCACTTTTAGGTCGTATCCTTCAGCTGCAGAAGGTGTGCTGGGTGATACAACCTGCACGGGGCTGTCCAAGGAGGCACCGCCGGCTGCCGTGGCTCCGGGCGATAAACTCCCACCGTTGAGTACAGGGGAACTGTCCCCTCTGGCCGGGGAGAGACTGCCTTCCCGGGATCCTGAAGGTGTTTGCCTCTGTGCTCTGGGTCGCAGGGTGCCCCAGCGGCCATTGACGCAGGGAGCCTCGTCCGTGTTCCTGACAGGAGACTGAGAGCGGTATTCCCGTGTTTCGGGGACCAGGGCGGGTGGCGTGGCGCTGATGGGAGAGGGGCGAGAGTTCAAGCTGGGACTCAGTGGGGCTCTCCCACTGGGAGCTTGGCTAAAGACGACGACGCACTGTCCCACCtggaagaggagaaggggagatAATGGGTTACAAACCTCAGGATGACACTTTGCACTGTATTGGGGAAAAAGTAGGGGGTATGGAGCATTCTAGGCAGGCAATAAAGATCAACGGATGTCTATGAGAGAGCAGAGACCCCACTGTGTCCGTACCCTGCAGGCAGGATGGCACCACAGCTCCGGGGCTCCATGGTCTTCATTCTCCACCTTGAGTGGCTGCCACGTCCAGGGGTTTGCGTGCATGTGCAGTAGCCAGGCATCTTTAAACAGCTGTGAAGAAAAGCGTGATAGATTTAAGAGTCCGGTTTAAGATTTAGGAGCCTGGTTTGTTGCCGAGATCATCCCATCAGAGGTAGGAGCagtgctttgctgctgcagacagaGGAATGGTGACCCAGATCAGGATCTGACCACCCAGGAGTGACTACGCCCTAGTATGGCCGTGGACAAATCCCTTCATCTCCATCTTCTGTTCCAGTATAAAATCAGGGCTAATTCTTCTGAGGCTCAGTTAAACTCAGCAAGCTGCTCAGATAGTGCCTGGGgtgcttttttcttaattaaagcAGCTCTAGCAATAGCTAGACAGCTTCTCTGGAAAACCTACCAGGTGGGTGCCcagatttgcagaataaaatgcCACCTGGGTAATAGGCAGggtcccccctctccccagtcCAGCAACCAGGGCTTATAGTTACAGCGAGATGCGTGCAGTTCATGCTCATGCTCCCCCCAGGATACTTACTGCATTGGGACCACCACAGCCACCGAGGATTAAAATGGTTTCGTTGTCTATTACGATCTGGAAGGGGTAAAGAACAGTGTTTCAGACCTGGAAGGACGCAAAGCCATCCCCGGTGCTTTTGGCAAAGCCTCCAAGTGCAGACAGAGCCAGGTTACAGCTTCTCAGCTGCACAGACTCTGCTGAATTTTGTCTGCCCCGGGATGAGGAGTGGAGCTGGGATGGAGAGCCGGTTTTGCTGGGCCCGAGGCAAACCGGGATGCAGGGTTCACCCCATTGCCTTGTCCCAAACAGCTCACAAACCAGTTCCTCTTACAGAGGAGAGCAATTACCCTTCCTGAAGCTAAGCCAAACAACAAGGGACTCAACACCCCTCTTCAAATAAGGGAGAAGGTGGAAGGATTGTCTGGGAGGGCATGTGCTTGCAGCAGTATTTGTTACGTGCTGGTGGTGGGTGAGCTAGTCCCTCAGTCTGCTTTTCCAGTGGATGGAAAGGCACGTACAGGCATGACCCATCCAATCTCTTCTGGGTGCCCTGCTAGGCTGAGATGAACCGCACGCTGAGAACCACTGACCATCCTCCTGGGGACCATGAAGAGAAGGCAGGGATGCCAGCTGCAACGGGGACACCTGCATCAAACCGGGTGACTCCCACAAGCTCCCTGCCCCGGGCAGGCAATAAAACAGGTGCTGCCAGACCTGTGCTTTGAATGGGTACAATCCAGAGTTGCTGGAACCAAGAATCAGGAGAGCGGAGCAATCAAAAGGGCCTCAAGCCAAACCAACTTGTGATAACACTTCATTGATCTTAAATGCCACAGGGGATGATTGCTGGGTTAAAACAGCAATTTGTTTTCTAGAAATGCTCATTAGAGTTCTGAGTCATGTGCAAGAAATGGCACGGTACCTGCCTAAGCGTTAGGGAGATTAAAAGTGCGCCCTCACAGAACAGATGGCTAGGGAAAACAAGGGCCCGTCGGGCAAAGGCTGCAAAGATAACTCTGAAATCAGGTGCTAGCTTTCAGGCAACCTGCTGAGAGCTGCCTGGAAACTGGAAATTAAGCTCTGTCTGGTTTATCTCTGGCAGTGTGTGTTGGTGCTGAGCTAGTGAAGGAGAGCTCACCTGAGACTGGCCACCTCGTGGGTGAGGGCTGGGCCCAGAGATGTTGGGCTTAGACCAAGCCCACTGCTCGAGATCCAGCACCCAGACATCATTGCTCCTGCAAGGATGAGACAACAAGCATTGATGATACAACTAGGCTCTCTGGGCATTTGAAACACGGGTTCAGGGCACAGTTTTATGACAGAATTGTTTTTTTTGTGGGCTGGAGCCTTGAGGGGATTTGCCGCAAGAGGTGAAGGGTGTGCTAAGGCAGCAGGCAGACCCCAAAACGCTGCAGAGATTTCCTTCCAAAATGCTATGAGCTACCCCAGGACCACCACAACATGCTCCTTGCTTGCAGGAGCGCTTGTCAGATACCCTCACCTCAGACTTACATTTGTCGAGATCCTAGTGAACCCCCAAAGACAATCATTTTGTCTTCGATGACACAGGAGGAGTGTCCTGCCATGGGAGGGGGGCCATGGGTGGTCACGATGCAGTTCCACCTagggaaagagggaagacaTTCACCATTGggtcagaaagaaaagcactggATGaatggcaaaatgaaaaatcccaGGGGCTGGCAAAGTGCTCAAGAACACGCTACAGAGGAAAACCTCAGGGAAAACCTCCAAAGATCCAAATAATAGTGAAACTAATTAGAAATACTAATGtgctaaacatttttaaagcatgacAAAGTCACATGGCCAGGTTGGAAATATTGCCCCTTTCAATTAAGTTCCCCCTGAATTATTTCCAACACAGTTTAATTACAGCATTCTAATGACACTGCCCAAAAGTGCATTGGATAATTGACACTTTTGATGATGAAAAGTTCTCAATGAAAGAGGAGCAGGAACCATCGCTGCTTTGATAcagcattttctcctttctcacaCACAAACATCAGTGAGAAAGCCTGGTCTAAAACCAGCCGAATGGTgtttaaagggaaaaagaaaattactgccATCTCCGTGGTCAGTGCTGGATGTTTTAGTCCAGGAGCTGTAAAGGCAGAGAGATTTCTAAAATGGTGTGGATACATGCTTTTTCAAGTCTCCCTTGGAGGGCCACAGGAGCTTTGAGTTTTGGACCATCGCCAAAAGCAAGACCTCCAGGAGTTAAGGCTTTATCTCCTGCTTTCCTCAGAGACCTCACTGTCCTGCAGCCACATCGATTACACGTTTAAAATGTTCACATCCAGATTTCCCACCTGGCTGGCTGGGAACACTCAGGAAGTCTGGCATATTTTAGGTAGGAGTCGAGAGCCATATGGAAGCAACCACCACCCAAGAGGTGCCAGACAGCAGCGTGCCCACGTCTCTGGTGTgctcttgtgtttttttgtttttggttctttttttttgtttgtttgtttcagtaagAGCATCGCAGACACACCAGGATTAGACATACCTAGGAAACCAGGACCATGCATAGCTTCCCAAGCAGGCTGGGAGAGACACCGTCTGGCATTCCTCCAGCTACATTATAGACACATTCTTACAGGATCAAAGCCTGGGCTTTGAATCCAGATGTGTTCTTACCAGTTTTTGGAGGGTGAGTACGTATGGATTTCATCGAAGAACCTCTCTGGCTGGTGCAGAGGGTAAGGGCTTGGCCGCGTCCACCCACCAAAAAGCACAAGCAAGTCCTTGTAGACCACCAGCGTGGCCCCAGCCTTGGGTGAGGGATATGAACCTGGGCAGAGATAGAGAAGGGGAAGGTGAGGAAACCACACTTGAACACAAGCATCGAACTCTGCATCAGTTTTACTGAAGTGTGACAACACTGAAACTCCacctttgaaaaaacaaaatagcagaaaagaaggcaaaattAGAGTTGGGAGCCTGGGAAGAAAGCTACTGCCAATTTGTGTCATCATAATTAGTAGGAGCCTGAAAGCACATCTCATGTATGGCAAAACATCTGTCACTCACTGGCAGGAAATTGCTAGCTTTCAAATGTATCCCTTGAAATTATTGCTTTAGCACTGAATAAAAGCAATAATTACCTCCAAATACCTAGTAACTTCTCCccaaggaaggagggagaatgAATACCAATTCTAATGCATCCGGAGTCGCTCATGGCAGATCGCTCAGGTACTCAGAGCGGGAGCATGCACCGAACTCCATTTTTTGCCCAGCAGCACGATTATACCCTAAACACTTTGCTGTGTGAACTAAGTCACTCCTTGAGTCCGCAGAATGAAGTGCTCctctaaaaattattaaagagatttttttgcttGGCTTGTTTGAGGTTCAAAAGGCTCTGCAGGGGCCAGGGACCTCCTGAGCAGGACTGGTGCATACACAAGCAAGATGACACGAGCTCTTGGGCTCAGTGCCACTGCGATATGCTGCATTCAGAAAATGCCGTGCATGCTGAAGTTTTTCCTGCAGCATAGCAAAGGGCCGAGCTCGCCTCCCAACCTACTGCTGCTCTGTTACAACCCCGCTGCCTGCTGTCTGTGCCCTGGCCACTGCATCGCTCCTTAACCAGCTTGGAGCAAGAGCAACTTTGATGCAAAGAGCCCCATTGCAAGGGCAACTATCAAAGGATTGGATCCCTTTGAATTTGTGTCAGGAAATTGGCCATGGTCTGCTGCAAAAATACAAACCCTAACTGCTCCGGCAGCGAAAGGTGCTGTGTCACTACCTTGCTGATGTGTTAGATGCTGAATTGCTCCCCAGGAAAAGCCAAAACTGCTCCAGCCAGAGCTGACGCATCTGAGCATCCTCCTTCCCACGGCTGTCTCCAGCACCAGGCAGATTCCTCCACCTCTGCAGTCACACTTTCAAAATAATCATAAATACATCACCCGAAAAAAATGATGCGCGTGCCTAGCTGCAGGAACTGGGGGCAGCTCAAGGGCAAGGCTGCGCACGTGGCCACAGAAGCACCGTCACCCTCTGCAAAAAGGCTGATATACCAAACTGACCTCTCTCCTCTGATGTCCTAATAAGACTTTGAGAAACATTTTTAGCAGGTAATGACATGCAGAACAGaggctatttttaaaagaaaccagaGCATCTATTTTTAGATGCTGCAGCTGAGAAAAGCAATTCAATTGCAATGGGTTCCAGGTGGTGGGTGGTAAGAGCCCAGCCAAAAAGCAATCCCCAGCTAGACACAGAGGAGATGGCCACAGGGTCCCTGGGCCTTTCACCAGGGACAAAGCgcattttgctgctgctctcaaGTATACAactatgggggaaaaaagggaataaagTTGTGCAGGAGACAATTCTTGTGTTGGTGCACACGCATAGCGTGGCCAGAGCTATACCCAAGGTCTCCTTAAAGACGAAAGTGCCAGAAAAGGGTCACATTTGGTTACTCTTTGTTCCCAAATTCCAGTTTTCCTGGCTCGTTCCATAGCCGTGTGCAATTCATTAATCCACACCAGCAGGTTTCCAGCCTACATATTTCCCTGGCAGAGCGCAAAGTTGCTCTCCCAAGCTTGGCATCACAAACTAGACTGCTAGAAATATTTCTACCTGACTTGTAGAGAATCGGCTGGCTGGGTTTCTCCATTGAGGGTGCCATAAGGCAGCATGGGGTGAAAGGTTCTGGGTTTAAATTgggttattttttaaacaaaaagggTTAGCTAGAGTCATCCCAGGATGGAGAAACAGATTGGTACTTTGCTCAGAAAGGTCTGGGATGGTGCAGGGTGAGAAAAGCCACCCTCCTACTGCTGTAACCTGAAGGTCAACCCCAGCCTCAGACACTGAGACGGTTCCCAAATGAGTCAACAACATGTAAACAGCCCAGGGCAGACGCTAGACCTGGTTTTTCAGGAAGCTTTGCCTGTTATTGGATGTTGTATGGGTGTAAATGAGCGGAGTTTCATTCTGCAGTGCAGGAAGAAATCTGAATCTTACAAGTCAAAGAAGGGTCGGCCTCTCAAAGCCTCTTCCAGCCAGTTAGGATATCTGCAGATGCTCTCCGCAAAAAAGATGTACCACTAGCTTGCTGTACCAGAGAGGGCTTCAGCGATCCTGCGTTTTGAGTAGAAACACGTGGACAAAGAGTGGCTGAAACTTGGCAAATTAATACCGCTTATCTCTGAAGCAGGGGagagctgctgggtgctgctgccacCGTcccagggaagggcaggagcATATCGAGGGAGGCAGAGCAACGCCTACCCTGCCCAGGCGAAGGGGGAAGGCAACTGGCAGCCTTTGTGACTTCAGGTCTCAAGTATGCGGAGGAGTGCAAGGACGGCAGCAGGGACATCAAAGGGACATGGCTCAATTATGTGGGGCCCTCGTAATGACCTGCTCAAAGTCCATGCTTTTTAGAGGATGTGCTCGAGCGGCGTTTCAAAGACTCGCAGGAACATACTCGATATGGGAGGGCTTCTTTCTCTCTGGGATTACGCTTGCAAATGAAATGGCTTCTGTTCCTCGCCATGGACGGAAGTGCCTGCAGAAGAACATCGTTAGCTAACTGCACTGGGTTCAACTGCTCCCTTGGTCAGAGTGCAGAGAGGACTCTTCCTCACTGGGCTTCCAAGCTCAACACCCTGATAACACCATCCAGCCTGATATCAGATTATCTTTTCTTGAGGATAAAAATTCAAGCATACAGAGCGTGTAGCACACTTAAATACTCCTAAACATAGAAGGCAACATCTCTTCACAGCTGAAGCTGTTTATTCAGTAGGGATGAGTAGCTAAAAGCTGATCCgagctatttttttccagttgatgGATTTTCCTGGCTCACAAAGCAGATACAtacttttcaaaaaacaaacaaacaaagatctCCAGCTTCCATGGATGCTTGGAAGAGAAATGCCAGCCTCTGATTGCCTCTGACATGAGCTCTGGATGCTATCTATCTATTTAGGATCTGTACttataagcattttttaaagccCATTTATTCAGCCTTCTAATGCAACCAGAGCAGCACGCACAGAGCTCAGTGACCACAAAAGAAAAGCCTGGCTGTAAGGGCACGTGTAACACGAATTTCCAGACCAGCCTTTTACCTACAGCAGGCGCAGACCTGAGCAACTCCAAAAACAAATACCAAGTAgagcttgaaataaaaatgaaggggggtgtgtgtgtgtgcctgatTTGATGGGATTACCCAGATGAAAGGATTGGTTCAGATCGATATTGTTTGGGGAAATATTGTAAGAGAGATGTGCTGGAGTGGAGCCAAGAGTTTGCATTGTCTTGGGGGGAAGGTTAAGATATGGAAAGAGTTCTGGGATTGTGTCAAGGGGATACATTTGGAGGAATTTTATTACAGCAGATTTCTGGAGATAGAGGAGACAAGAGCTACTGATAACAACCGGGAGCCGTTACCGCTGGATCTGATGGATTTCTCAAGCCGCCTTAGCTCCAGCAAGAGACAATGCTATTCTCCCTACAACTTCAGCAAGCTGATCACAGTCATTGCCAGCCAATTCGATTTACACGACATGCCAGGATAAACAAAAACAGGCCCACAGCCATATTTCCAATTTCAAAGCTGAGAAATTAAAGTGAGCTTGTCCAGCAGGCAGTGGATTTCAATGCACAAAGGAAGCCAAGCTCCCTGGTTCAAAAGCCACCCGCAATCTGCACACCAAAGGCATAGGAAACCATCCTGAGGAAGGGCTCGGGGCTAACAGCCACTACCTGCACCAGCAAAAAAAGGGGCAAGGCGATAGTCCGGCTGCACCACAGCTCAAGCCATGCTGCCAAAGCTGGCCCCTCCCAGCGAACAAATGATGTTTGTTCAATAAATTATGTCCCATCACAAGGATGTGCTTAATTTGGTGGGTATATTATCAGCAGAGGACATTATAAACCCAAAGAAAAGccagagggagatgctgaacCTGCATAATCAAGTATGAAAACCAACATTTGCTGGTGACCATGCTGGTGTTTGCCAAATGGTTTGTACCTCTGCAAAGTCAGAGTGTTTTAGTATAACCCATCTGcagaagaacaaaatgttttgcgGGATTTCACCCTGAGAAGCTTGTGTGTTACTTAGGGAGAGTCAAAAAAGAAGTGGTAAAAAGCAAATTCCTctcaagaaggggaaaaaaaattgacccAGCTGTCAGATGTCACAACAGAAACGAGGCTAAAAGGATGGCTTGGACCTACTGCACTCTGCCTCCAACTTACAAAAGCCCTGTCTCAGACCTTTCCTTGCAGGAGGAGCCGGCTGTCCTGTTGCTGTTTTAAACTATATACATCTCTGGGGGAGCAGCATGCAAAATGGAGAGCTTGCACTGTCCCCGACAGCTTGGCAGAGGGTGAAACCTGCTGTGCTGCCTCTGAcagaccagcagcagccagggcctGATGCTCAGTCTGGATTTATGAGCCTGACCTTTAGGCTGGCAGAGACTTAAAGACACCAAATCACAAATCCTAACCTGGAAACCTCATCCACCCCAGCACCATCATCTACCCAAGCTGAGGGATTACCTCGACTACATTCCATCATGCAAAGGTCCATTCCAAACTTGCATGACAGCATAAAATCCCCAAATTTCCCCCCTTCGATGGGAAGGGAaaccagagaaggaaaaaataataaaaccctCTGCTTCCCAGGCTAGCCGGGATTTTTCCGCAGCAGTCTGCAGATTTGCCCAAAAGCTTTTCCCCTGCCAGCAGTTTGTGAGGTTTCACAAAGGGAAGATGACAAGCTGGGGAGTAGCAGCCCAGAGGCCAGAATACAGCATAACCGACATAGGATGAGCATCCCAGCAATCCCAGCATTAGCATCGGATTTGAGAGATGCCAAAGGAGAGCTCCTATGAGAAGAGCAGACATCTCCATGGCACTTTGCACACTGGCTCTTTTCCCTAAGTCAAACCCCAACATTTAGGACTCGCTGGTCAGCTGCCTTGGATCCAGCATCTGACATTCACCTGTTTTTATCCCCGAGACAATCA encodes the following:
- the FBXO42 gene encoding F-box only protein 42, which translates into the protein MASSSDSEDDGFMAVDPEDAVVEGTMEQDDEPHAELEVEETRHNRSMLELPEEVLEYILSFLSPYQEHKTAALVCKQWYRLIKGVAHQCYHGFIKAVQEGNIQWESRTYPYPGTPITQRFSHSACYYDANQSMYVFGGCTQSSCNAAFNDLWRLDLNSKEWIRPLASGSYPSPKAGATLVVYKDLLVLFGGWTRPSPYPLHQPERFFDEIHTYSPSKNWWNCIVTTHGPPPMAGHSSCVIEDKMIVFGGSLGSRQMSNDVWVLDLEQWAWSKPNISGPSPHPRGGQSQIVIDNETILILGGCGGPNALFKDAWLLHMHANPWTWQPLKVENEDHGAPELWCHPACRVGQCVVVFSQAPSGRAPLSPSLNSRPSPISATPPALVPETREYRSQSPVRNTDEAPCVNGRWGTLRPRAQRQTPSGSREGSLSPARGDSSPVLNGGSLSPGATAAGGASLDSPVQVVSPSTPSAAEGYDLKVGLTLAPRRGSLPEQKDLRLGSVDLSWEQKPASIICQMDGVEGRTVGTSMRNPPEQTNGIHTPPHVATSLPGAVSPGALRRSLEAVKALSSKGSSASAALSPPLASSPGSPGAETGSAVRPGSTQGDGHSLPPIARRLGHHPPQSLNVGKPLYQSMNCKPMQMYVLDIKDTKEKGRVKWKVFNSSSVVGPPETSLHTVVQGRGELIIFGGLMDKKQNVKYYPKTNALYFVRAKR